In the Victivallis sp. Marseille-Q1083 genome, one interval contains:
- a CDS encoding deoxyguanosinetriphosphate triphosphohydrolase codes for MNWSQLLSFQRLGKDQPKPLQPGRSPFQQDFDRIIFSSAFRRLQDKTQVFPLAEHDYVRTRLTHSLEAASIGRSLGAGAGVFICRHGDLAPLQPSDVGAICAAASLGHDIGNPPFGHSGEEAIRHWFTHSAVAATLQQTMTEHECADFRRYEGNAQGFRVLARLQMPDNYGGMQLTCATLAAAAKYPYPGSANHKKFNFFQADRELFRLVAEATGMQPRAGEDFSWYRHPLAFLVEAADDITYRIIDFEDGHALKIIPYPEIERLFLAIIDDGDTRNKVQQLHDPERKVEMLRAKALGTLIDQIIKAFERHHDAILAGELEQPLIHLIPAAPVLAEILQRSIEEVYTFRRAVEIEAAGYELTFGLLDTFVPALEEAAFGRASDRSRKLLQLLPKRYCPVDDPAWKGSSYLRLLMLLDYLAGMTDSYAVSLFKKIKGISLPGMMM; via the coding sequence ATGAACTGGTCCCAACTTTTATCGTTCCAACGGCTCGGCAAAGATCAGCCGAAACCGCTGCAGCCCGGCCGGTCGCCGTTCCAACAGGACTTCGACCGGATCATCTTCTCCTCCGCGTTCCGCCGCCTGCAGGACAAAACCCAGGTATTTCCGCTGGCCGAGCACGATTACGTCCGCACCCGCCTGACCCACAGCCTGGAAGCCGCTTCGATCGGCCGGTCGCTCGGCGCCGGGGCCGGCGTCTTCATCTGCCGCCACGGCGACCTGGCGCCTTTGCAGCCGAGCGATGTCGGCGCCATCTGCGCCGCCGCCTCGCTCGGCCATGACATCGGCAATCCGCCGTTCGGTCATTCCGGCGAAGAGGCGATCCGTCACTGGTTCACCCATTCCGCCGTCGCCGCCACGCTGCAGCAAACCATGACCGAGCACGAATGCGCCGATTTCCGGCGTTATGAGGGCAATGCGCAAGGTTTCCGGGTGCTGGCCCGCCTGCAGATGCCGGACAATTACGGCGGCATGCAATTGACCTGCGCGACGCTGGCCGCCGCCGCCAAATATCCGTATCCGGGCAGCGCCAATCACAAGAAATTCAACTTTTTCCAGGCTGACCGGGAGCTGTTTCGCCTGGTGGCGGAAGCAACCGGCATGCAGCCGAGGGCGGGAGAAGACTTTTCGTGGTATCGCCATCCGCTGGCGTTTCTGGTGGAAGCGGCGGATGACATCACCTACCGCATCATCGATTTCGAAGACGGCCACGCGTTGAAAATCATTCCATACCCGGAAATCGAACGGCTTTTTCTGGCCATCATCGACGACGGCGATACCCGGAACAAAGTTCAACAACTTCACGATCCCGAACGCAAAGTGGAAATGCTGCGCGCCAAGGCGCTCGGCACTTTGATCGACCAGATCATCAAGGCATTTGAGCGGCATCACGACGCCATTCTGGCCGGGGAACTCGAACAGCCGCTGATTCACCTGATTCCGGCGGCTCCGGTATTGGCAGAGATACTGCAACGCAGCATCGAAGAAGTTTACACCTTCCGACGGGCCGTGGAAATTGAGGCGGCCGGTTACGAATTGACGTTCGGGTTGCTGGATACTTTCGTGCCGGCGCTGGAAGAAGCCGCGTTCGGCCGCGCTTCGGACCGCAGCCGGAAGCTGCTGCAATTGCTGCCGAAGCGGTATTGCCCGGTCGATGACCCGGCGTGGAAAGGCAGCAGCTATCTGCGCTTGCTGATGCTGCTCGATTACCTTGCCGGCATGACCGATTCCTATGCGGTGTCATTGTTCAAGAAAATCAAAGGAATTTCATTGCCCGGCATGATGATGTAA
- a CDS encoding acetyltransferase, with protein sequence MIYLLGGGGHASVLIDLLHLQMPQEELAILDDNIPVGSYINRTPVVGCIADLSESFVGQAVIAIGKNAIRQKLAERFPKANWVRLIHPRAILSPSVQIGPGTVIMANAVIQYGCSLGRHCIVNTAATIDHEGCLADFVHLAPGTHLAGNVTIGQETFLGTGVAVIPGIVIGKKCIVGAGAVVIRDVTDEDTVAGIPARSIHP encoded by the coding sequence ATGATTTATCTATTGGGCGGAGGGGGGCACGCCAGCGTACTCATTGATTTGTTGCACTTGCAAATGCCTCAGGAGGAACTTGCCATCCTGGACGATAACATTCCTGTGGGAAGTTATATCAATCGGACTCCAGTCGTCGGCTGCATCGCCGATTTATCAGAATCGTTTGTCGGTCAGGCCGTAATCGCAATCGGGAAAAATGCCATTCGGCAAAAATTGGCAGAACGTTTTCCCAAGGCGAATTGGGTTCGTTTGATTCATCCCCGCGCAATTCTATCCCCGTCTGTGCAAATCGGCCCCGGTACGGTAATCATGGCGAATGCCGTCATTCAATATGGCTGCTCGCTTGGACGGCATTGCATCGTCAATACTGCCGCTACAATTGATCACGAGGGTTGCCTGGCTGACTTTGTCCACCTTGCACCCGGTACTCATCTGGCAGGGAACGTAACGATTGGGCAGGAAACATTTCTTGGCACCGGCGTTGCAGTGATTCCCGGAATAGTCATCGGGAAAAAATGTATCGTTGGTGCCGGGGCCGTAGTAATTCGCGACGTCACCGATGAGGACACTGTTGCAGGCATTCCGGCCCGCAGCATTCACCCATGA
- a CDS encoding sugar transferase, which produces MRKTKYFYFGVKRFFDFTVALLLLLLTFPLWLIIAVVIYGKMGRPVLFCQPRPGKNEKIFLLYKFRTMSDQRDQTGRLLSDRERLTPLGNWLRHTSLDELPQMFNVLKGDMSLIGPRPLLTDYLPLYNDRQHRRHDVRPGISGWAQVNGRNALSWSQKFEFDLEYVEKCGFQLDAKIFLLTLFRIIRKEGISADGEATMKKFGSEEK; this is translated from the coding sequence GTGAGGAAGACAAAATATTTTTATTTCGGCGTCAAACGTTTTTTTGATTTTACTGTTGCTTTGTTGCTTCTGTTACTCACATTTCCCCTATGGCTGATCATTGCAGTCGTCATTTACGGAAAGATGGGACGCCCGGTTTTGTTCTGTCAGCCCAGGCCGGGGAAAAATGAAAAAATATTTCTCTTATATAAGTTTCGTACCATGTCAGATCAACGGGACCAGACCGGGCGGCTGCTGTCCGACCGGGAGCGGTTAACGCCTCTGGGCAACTGGCTGCGTCATACCAGCCTGGATGAACTGCCTCAGATGTTCAATGTCCTGAAAGGAGATATGTCGTTGATCGGACCGCGTCCGCTGCTGACGGATTATTTACCGTTGTACAACGATAGGCAACACCGGCGTCATGACGTGCGTCCGGGAATTTCCGGCTGGGCACAGGTTAACGGGCGCAATGCCCTGTCATGGAGCCAAAAATTCGAATTTGATTTGGAATATGTCGAGAAATGCGGTTTTCAACTGGATGCCAAAATATTTCTGTTAACGCTGTTCCGGATTATCAGAAAGGAAGGGATTTCCGCTGATGGAGAAGCGACTATGAAGAAATTCGGCAGCGAGGAGAAATGA
- a CDS encoding glycosyltransferase family 39 protein → MNYSNRSCFSFTIPGLDKIFPLSAMPWGLVAICLFSLAIRIFCWYMESTVSRDGILYLNMAEIWYDKGPAGLRLLIRQNIFIPPFFLYLIRVLMHVGFAAETAGIIISISAGTLLPAVIYRIIRVFPSTEEMGLAGALLIAVAPGAVELSTEIQRESLYLLFSGLVIWFMLLALKQRKNIYFVPVGLCIALAVWTRYEALEFLPLAIFGILINLCYQKQTLWQAVQALIICLFSTIGCFLWLALLMQLPLEVVAFYRNRVDLLFSLLFGGAF, encoded by the coding sequence ATGAATTATTCGAACCGCTCCTGTTTTTCGTTCACCATCCCCGGCTTGGACAAAATATTTCCTCTGTCGGCAATGCCGTGGGGCTTGGTGGCGATTTGTCTTTTTAGCTTGGCGATACGAATCTTCTGCTGGTATATGGAATCCACGGTTTCCAGAGACGGCATCCTTTATTTGAACATGGCTGAAATCTGGTATGACAAAGGTCCGGCGGGGTTACGACTTCTAATCCGACAAAATATTTTTATTCCTCCTTTTTTTCTTTATCTCATTCGGGTTTTGATGCACGTGGGATTCGCGGCAGAAACCGCCGGAATTATCATCAGTATTTCAGCCGGAACTCTACTGCCGGCAGTAATTTATCGCATCATCAGGGTTTTCCCGTCGACAGAGGAAATGGGATTGGCAGGCGCTTTGCTTATCGCAGTCGCTCCCGGAGCCGTTGAACTATCCACCGAAATTCAGCGCGAAAGCCTTTATTTATTATTTTCCGGTTTGGTCATCTGGTTTATGCTTCTTGCGCTAAAGCAAAGAAAAAATATCTATTTCGTGCCTGTTGGTCTCTGTATTGCTCTGGCTGTCTGGACACGTTACGAAGCTCTGGAATTTCTTCCCCTGGCAATATTCGGTATTTTGATCAATCTCTGTTATCAAAAACAAACTCTATGGCAGGCGGTACAGGCTTTGATAATTTGTTTGTTTTCTACGATTGGCTGTTTCCTTTGGTTGGCGCTTTTGATGCAACTTCCGTTGGAAGTTGTTGCTTTTTATCGTAACCGCGTTGATTTACTGTTTTCTCTTCTGTTCGGAGGAGCGTTCTGA
- a CDS encoding glycosyltransferase family 4 protein: MCQLSKNYGTKTIAGLVEKTMKILYVIKTNRGAKWAYEQALWLFRHGLDLTVVIPEESGDYADLYRSARIKVIRADCSLPVSKPWLLSRRIRTIRQMVETEQPDLIHCHFVTNILMMRLALRNSSIPRLFQVPGPLHLESCIFRKLDVLSATAADYWAPACRLSFQKYLQAGISSKRLFLAYYGSESYAKTFETTGQLRSEFGLSPDSRLVAMVCYFYKPKRYLGQRYGLKGHEDFIDAMRLLLHDYPDITGVIVGGPFGTSQRYMEQVQAYARRRCGDKILFTGFRKDVLQIYREFDVAVHPSHSENLGGAAESLAAAVPTVSTDVGGFPDIVIDGKTGYTVPAKSPRRLAQAIERMLIDPEQATQMALQGQREVRELLDLDRTAGLIEVIYSQILQSEK, from the coding sequence TTGTGTCAATTATCAAAAAATTATGGCACTAAAACAATTGCTGGCCTTGTAGAAAAAACGATGAAAATATTATATGTGATAAAAACCAATCGAGGCGCCAAATGGGCTTATGAACAAGCTCTATGGCTGTTTCGACATGGGCTTGATTTGACGGTTGTCATTCCGGAGGAGTCCGGGGATTATGCCGACCTCTATCGATCTGCCCGGATCAAAGTTATCCGGGCAGACTGTTCGTTACCGGTTTCCAAACCATGGCTTTTATCCCGTCGAATCAGGACAATCCGACAAATGGTCGAAACGGAACAGCCGGACCTTATTCATTGCCATTTTGTGACCAATATTTTAATGATGCGTCTGGCGTTGAGAAATTCTTCTATCCCGCGATTGTTTCAGGTTCCGGGACCGCTGCATCTGGAAAGTTGTATTTTCCGTAAACTGGATGTTTTGTCCGCTACTGCAGCAGATTATTGGGCTCCTGCCTGCCGGTTGAGTTTTCAGAAATATCTCCAGGCTGGCATCAGCTCGAAACGTCTTTTTTTAGCTTATTATGGAAGTGAAAGTTATGCGAAAACATTCGAAACAACCGGACAATTACGTTCGGAATTCGGGCTTTCTCCGGATAGTCGGCTGGTCGCAATGGTTTGTTATTTCTATAAACCCAAGCGTTATCTGGGACAGAGGTACGGGTTGAAAGGTCATGAAGATTTCATTGATGCCATGCGTCTGCTCCTGCATGATTATCCCGACATAACTGGAGTCATTGTCGGCGGGCCTTTCGGCACCAGCCAACGTTATATGGAACAGGTACAGGCTTATGCCCGCCGCCGATGTGGCGATAAGATATTGTTTACCGGATTCCGGAAGGACGTGCTGCAGATTTACCGGGAATTCGATGTCGCGGTCCACCCTTCACACAGTGAAAATCTGGGAGGAGCTGCTGAAAGTCTAGCGGCGGCAGTTCCGACCGTTTCCACCGATGTCGGCGGCTTTCCGGATATTGTCATTGACGGCAAGACTGGATATACCGTTCCGGCCAAATCGCCTCGGCGGCTTGCTCAGGCGATTGAAAGAATGTTGATTGACCCAGAACAAGCTACGCAAATGGCCCTTCAAGGGCAACGAGAAGTTAGAGAGCTGCTTGATTTGGACCGAACAGCCGGCCTTATCGAAGTTATTTATTCCCAAATTCTGCAATCGGAAAAATGA
- a CDS encoding DegT/DnrJ/EryC1/StrS aminotransferase family protein, with protein sequence MKTLPRIYLASPHMSDEGFEKQYIQAAFDSNWIAPLGENVDRFEQELADKVGSSHAAALSCGTAAIHMALKAAGVGQGDIVFCQSLTFSASANPIIYQNAIPVFIDSEPDTWNMSPDALEKAFAKYPNVKAVIVVHLYGLAADLDRIMELCRKHGVCLIEDAAESLGTLYKGRYSGTFGDYGVFSFNGNKIITTSGGGMLVANQKDSAVAAERIAKVRFWATQSRDSARHYQHSELGYNYRMSNVLAGIGRGQLKVLDQRVTKKRQIFEFYTQAFSTVAEIKMMPANDWSYSNCWLSCITLSGSRVRPLDVMLALEAENIESRPIWKPMHLQPFFRDCDYIDHAGIAQRIFENGVCLPSDTKLTLEELQKIVSIIKKLWH encoded by the coding sequence ATGAAAACTTTGCCGCGTATTTACCTGGCCTCCCCGCATATGAGTGATGAAGGATTCGAAAAACAGTATATCCAAGCAGCGTTTGACAGTAATTGGATTGCACCGCTGGGAGAAAATGTTGACCGTTTCGAACAGGAACTGGCAGACAAAGTCGGTTCCAGCCATGCAGCGGCGCTGAGTTGCGGCACGGCGGCCATTCATATGGCCTTGAAAGCTGCCGGCGTCGGCCAAGGTGATATCGTTTTTTGTCAATCTTTGACTTTTTCAGCTTCGGCCAATCCCATCATTTACCAGAATGCCATACCGGTTTTCATTGACAGTGAACCGGATACTTGGAATATGTCGCCGGATGCCTTGGAAAAAGCGTTTGCAAAATATCCAAACGTCAAAGCTGTCATCGTCGTACACCTTTATGGTCTGGCTGCAGATTTGGACCGGATTATGGAGTTGTGCAGGAAGCATGGAGTTTGCTTGATCGAAGATGCGGCTGAAAGCCTTGGTACGCTTTACAAGGGCCGATACTCCGGAACTTTTGGCGATTATGGTGTTTTCAGCTTCAACGGCAACAAAATAATTACTACCTCCGGAGGAGGAATGCTGGTTGCCAATCAGAAAGATTCCGCGGTGGCTGCCGAACGAATTGCAAAAGTTCGTTTCTGGGCAACGCAAAGTCGGGATTCCGCGCGCCATTATCAGCATTCGGAACTGGGATACAATTACCGAATGAGCAACGTTCTGGCCGGAATCGGTCGTGGTCAACTCAAGGTGCTGGATCAGCGTGTAACTAAAAAGCGGCAGATATTTGAATTTTATACGCAAGCATTCTCCACTGTTGCGGAAATTAAAATGATGCCCGCCAATGATTGGAGTTATTCCAATTGCTGGCTTTCCTGTATCACGCTTTCGGGATCCAGGGTCAGGCCGCTTGATGTCATGTTGGCGCTTGAAGCGGAAAATATCGAATCCCGTCCGATTTGGAAACCCATGCATCTGCAGCCTTTTTTCCGGGACTGTGACTATATTGATCACGCCGGTATTGCGCAACGCATTTTCGAAAACGGCGTCTGTCTGCCTTCGGACACCAAGCTGACTTTGGAGGAATTGCAGAAAATTGTGTCAATTATCAAAAAATTATGGCACTAA
- a CDS encoding nucleoside-diphosphate sugar epimerase/dehydratase, with the protein MAQSNIKQFNVTAMLLRFAWLPVDIVILNVSYLGALWICSNLQTGSSEFEHGYHFYTEYYQAFILFQIFLFTISGMYSKIWSYASLPEFFYVIFWSFIYCAFFTGMGISAFALQNIPLGIYPLVFFFNTTFLVAPRLSLRIARLLKVYWNYCRSLPLLPQAHEEESSSPPTMLIGAGYAGRKLLAEIGHYNNLHAKPVVFIDDDPLKRGMKLNGIPVAGGRDMILSAVEKYKVEIIVVVMPSASNEERKKVLEICSQTKCKLLTVPSLREILEEKVTVNQIRNVEITDLLGRDENKLDLEQIKTYLTGKTILISGGGGSIGSELCRQIATFNPRLLIIFDIYENNAYDIELELRRRFPELKLEVLIGSLRDPERLEEVFSQYHPEIVFHAGAHKHVPLMEHSPKEAIKNNVFGTYHLASISKQHKVKRFILISTDKAVNPTNVMGASKRLCEMIIQSLNEPGQTEFAAVRFGNVLGSNGSVVPLFKRLIREGRPLPVTHPDITRYFMTIPEASRLVLQAGAMARGGEIFILDMGKPIKILSLAENLIRLSGLTPYEDINIEFIGLRPGEKLFEELSLAEEGMTNTRHQKIFISNPIHFDREALLARQLPHFHEIIENGDDAALRIYLEEVVSTYHPIN; encoded by the coding sequence ATGGCACAATCAAACATCAAACAATTCAATGTTACAGCAATGCTGTTGCGTTTCGCGTGGCTGCCGGTAGATATTGTCATTTTGAATGTATCTTATTTGGGGGCTTTATGGATTTGCAGTAATTTGCAGACCGGTTCTAGTGAGTTCGAACATGGCTATCACTTTTATACGGAGTACTATCAGGCTTTCATCCTTTTCCAGATTTTTCTCTTCACCATTTCCGGGATGTACAGTAAAATTTGGAGTTATGCCAGCTTGCCGGAATTTTTCTACGTCATATTCTGGAGTTTCATTTATTGTGCATTTTTTACCGGCATGGGCATTTCGGCTTTTGCGCTTCAAAATATTCCGTTGGGGATTTATCCGCTGGTTTTCTTTTTTAACACTACTTTCCTGGTGGCACCGCGGCTCAGTCTCCGAATCGCACGATTGTTGAAGGTTTATTGGAATTATTGTCGTTCGTTGCCCCTTCTGCCTCAAGCTCATGAAGAAGAGTCCTCGTCGCCTCCGACTATGTTGATCGGAGCGGGTTACGCCGGCCGAAAACTTCTTGCCGAAATCGGTCATTATAATAATCTCCATGCCAAACCGGTCGTTTTCATCGACGATGATCCGCTAAAGCGCGGTATGAAACTCAATGGCATACCGGTTGCCGGCGGACGTGATATGATTCTTTCCGCTGTGGAAAAGTATAAAGTGGAAATCATCGTCGTCGTCATGCCTTCTGCCAGCAATGAAGAGCGCAAGAAAGTGTTGGAAATTTGCAGCCAGACGAAATGCAAATTGTTGACAGTTCCGAGCCTGCGCGAAATCCTCGAAGAAAAAGTTACCGTCAATCAGATCCGCAATGTCGAAATTACCGACTTGCTGGGACGGGATGAAAATAAACTGGACCTGGAACAGATAAAAACGTATTTGACGGGGAAAACCATTTTGATTTCAGGCGGTGGTGGTTCCATCGGTTCCGAACTCTGCCGTCAAATTGCCACTTTCAACCCCAGATTATTGATTATTTTCGATATTTATGAAAACAACGCTTATGACATCGAATTGGAGCTTCGTCGCCGTTTCCCGGAGTTAAAATTGGAGGTGCTCATCGGCTCTCTACGCGATCCGGAACGGCTGGAAGAAGTTTTCAGCCAATATCACCCAGAAATCGTTTTTCATGCTGGAGCTCACAAGCATGTGCCGTTGATGGAACATTCCCCGAAGGAAGCGATCAAGAACAATGTATTCGGGACCTATCATCTGGCCAGCATTTCCAAGCAGCACAAAGTCAAGCGTTTCATTTTGATTTCTACTGACAAAGCAGTCAATCCGACCAATGTCATGGGAGCCAGCAAGCGTCTGTGCGAAATGATCATCCAGTCGTTGAACGAACCCGGCCAGACTGAATTTGCCGCCGTCCGCTTCGGAAATGTCTTGGGCAGCAATGGCAGCGTCGTTCCTCTTTTCAAACGGTTGATTCGAGAAGGACGGCCTCTTCCGGTAACTCATCCGGATATCACCCGATATTTCATGACCATTCCGGAGGCTTCCCGCCTGGTGCTGCAAGCCGGAGCGATGGCTCGCGGCGGGGAAATTTTTATTCTCGATATGGGTAAGCCAATCAAAATCCTCTCATTGGCAGAAAATTTGATTCGCCTTTCCGGCCTGACGCCCTATGAAGATATCAATATTGAATTTATCGGTTTGAGACCGGGTGAAAAACTCTTTGAGGAGCTCTCACTGGCGGAAGAGGGTATGACCAATACTCGGCATCAGAAAATATTCATCAGCAATCCGATTCATTTTGATCGCGAGGCTTTGCTGGCTCGGCAGCTTCCTCATTTTCATGAGATTATCGAGAATGGTGACGACGCTGCTTTGCGAATTTATCTGGAAGAAGTTGTATCGACTTATCATCCCATTAACTAA
- a CDS encoding glycosyltransferase, with translation MDLVFITEARFQKSPTGKIYPLEVSFSECLWQRYLDVFEHLFVMARVADNCPEPAASGIVSGQGRISFIELPYYVGLRQYCEVRAQLREMIRRNLLPGRAYLCRVPGILGATAARLLTAQGLPYGVEVVGDPWEVFAKGGVSVPFRPVFRRICTRTLQRVVRNSAAALYVTQEKLQKTYPVRSGCFSTAVSNVIIPASYLEHFSLRYFQPSRTYRLLSIGSLAQLYKGPDIALQAVKILKQHGISITLVWLGDGKFRPLMQELSETLGISDCVDFHGSVDPETVRAQLLQTDLYIHPSRTEGLPRAVIEAMAAGLPCIGTRVGGIPELLEPAALVPPNDSNALADKICTFLANPEFVHQQQQRNFAEAMKYREEVLKQRRRQFFQRLKQLAEIE, from the coding sequence ATGGATCTTGTTTTTATTACAGAAGCCAGATTTCAAAAGTCGCCGACGGGAAAGATCTACCCCTTGGAGGTCAGCTTTTCCGAATGCTTATGGCAACGCTATCTGGATGTATTCGAGCATCTCTTTGTGATGGCGAGGGTTGCCGATAATTGTCCGGAGCCAGCAGCATCAGGAATCGTTTCAGGCCAAGGACGAATTTCCTTCATTGAATTGCCGTACTATGTCGGTCTTCGGCAATATTGTGAGGTCCGCGCCCAGTTGCGGGAAATGATTCGCCGCAACCTTTTGCCCGGCAGGGCTTACCTCTGCCGGGTGCCCGGCATTCTGGGGGCTACTGCGGCTCGGCTGTTGACCGCCCAGGGGCTTCCTTATGGCGTGGAAGTCGTCGGGGACCCTTGGGAGGTTTTTGCAAAAGGCGGGGTTTCCGTTCCTTTTCGTCCTGTGTTCCGCCGGATTTGTACTCGCACACTTCAGCGAGTTGTACGGAACAGTGCCGCGGCGCTTTATGTGACCCAGGAGAAATTGCAGAAAACGTATCCGGTCCGGTCCGGCTGTTTCTCGACTGCAGTTTCCAATGTTATCATTCCGGCCAGTTATCTGGAGCATTTTTCTCTGCGGTATTTTCAGCCGTCACGAACTTATCGTCTTCTGAGCATTGGTTCCCTGGCGCAATTGTATAAGGGACCGGATATTGCTCTGCAAGCAGTGAAAATTTTAAAACAACACGGTATTTCAATAACACTGGTTTGGCTGGGAGATGGAAAATTTCGTCCTTTGATGCAGGAATTGAGCGAAACGCTGGGAATCAGCGACTGTGTCGATTTTCACGGGAGTGTCGATCCGGAAACAGTCAGAGCTCAACTGCTCCAAACCGATCTTTACATCCATCCGTCCAGAACCGAAGGTTTGCCGCGGGCCGTCATCGAAGCAATGGCTGCCGGCTTGCCGTGCATTGGCACCCGGGTCGGCGGTATACCGGAACTGCTTGAGCCGGCCGCTCTGGTTCCGCCTAACGATTCCAATGCTCTTGCCGATAAAATCTGTACTTTTTTGGCCAATCCGGAATTTGTCCATCAACAGCAGCAACGTAATTTCGCCGAAGCCATGAAATACAGGGAAGAGGTATTGAAGCAACGGCGCCGGCAGTTTTTTCAGAGACTAAAGCAACTTGCTGAAATTGAATAA
- the wzy gene encoding O-antigen polysaccharide polymerase Wzy — protein MNKRSFHFFVAFIFLIVISLGWLFCQRPGMPALKTMGSIGLLQLAFTCWSWKRLQGNMINPYCLFVVAAYLFTFGQSLLYPFDLVSPQRDLLNSYVLPFSFQDIFNSQLLTLLFLNFMHIGAICALKPASQVSLNSEHPGDSALERPPISHFHQLYGIKLVGWGLFAISFLPFFVKSFTEYGVVKSYGYGAIYEQEVHIGLANINYILSSYFIPSILCLLVAYHTSRRAKFFFLGILLLDIIFTLFIGGRTQAVILASVVLLVQHNLIRPLKWKELLFVGLSAYLFLGLLSVISEVRSNSHRTFSDYFSNTGEVQRFTSPITETFSEMGSSMMPLAATMQLVPQVRSHRYGSTFFYSLTTIIPNLGFWDIHPGKEYATLGDWLQRELQLGYGPGYSIVAEAYLNFGIFGFFFMLLYGFVLARIFRSITPEISKNHPLQFLLVILFCQLGLATVRNSFIAIVRTVFYYLLVVYAGVTILNRHKSKTASKLQ, from the coding sequence ATGAATAAACGTTCCTTTCACTTCTTTGTTGCATTCATTTTCCTGATCGTTATCTCATTAGGCTGGTTGTTTTGCCAGCGGCCCGGTATGCCTGCTTTAAAAACAATGGGCAGCATCGGTTTATTGCAACTGGCTTTTACCTGTTGGAGTTGGAAGCGGCTGCAGGGCAACATGATCAATCCTTATTGCCTGTTTGTCGTTGCCGCTTACTTATTTACTTTCGGCCAGTCATTGCTCTATCCATTTGATCTGGTTTCTCCCCAGAGGGATTTGTTGAATTCTTATGTTTTGCCTTTTTCATTTCAGGATATTTTCAACAGTCAGTTGTTGACGCTACTGTTTCTGAATTTTATGCACATTGGTGCCATATGTGCCTTGAAACCGGCTTCTCAAGTTTCACTGAACTCGGAGCATCCTGGCGACTCTGCTTTGGAACGACCGCCAATCTCTCACTTCCACCAATTGTACGGAATAAAACTGGTCGGCTGGGGGTTGTTTGCCATATCGTTCCTGCCTTTTTTCGTCAAAAGTTTCACGGAATATGGCGTGGTAAAAAGTTATGGTTATGGTGCTATTTATGAACAGGAGGTCCATATCGGGCTGGCGAATATCAACTACATTTTGAGCAGTTATTTCATTCCTTCCATTTTATGTCTTTTGGTGGCATACCATACATCCCGACGGGCAAAATTCTTTTTTCTGGGTATTCTGTTGCTTGACATCATTTTTACGCTGTTTATCGGTGGTCGAACGCAGGCCGTCATCCTGGCAAGTGTTGTGCTGCTGGTTCAACACAACCTGATTCGTCCATTGAAATGGAAGGAGCTTTTGTTCGTTGGTCTAAGCGCTTATCTTTTTCTGGGATTGTTATCGGTCATCTCCGAAGTAAGAAGCAATTCCCACAGGACTTTCAGTGATTATTTTTCCAACACAGGGGAGGTTCAACGTTTCACGTCTCCAATTACAGAGACCTTCAGTGAAATGGGGAGTTCCATGATGCCGCTTGCCGCCACGATGCAGCTTGTACCCCAGGTCAGATCCCATCGTTATGGCAGTACCTTTTTTTATTCCTTGACAACGATCATTCCTAATTTGGGATTCTGGGATATTCATCCGGGCAAGGAATACGCCACGCTGGGCGATTGGCTGCAGCGAGAATTGCAACTTGGCTATGGCCCCGGTTATTCCATCGTGGCGGAAGCTTATTTGAATTTTGGAATATTCGGATTTTTCTTTATGTTGCTCTACGGGTTTGTCCTGGCCAGAATTTTCCGAAGTATTACTCCGGAGATCAGTAAAAATCATCCGTTACAATTTCTGCTGGTTATTCTGTTCTGCCAATTGGGCTTGGCAACGGTGCGCAATTCGTTCATTGCCATTGTCAGAACGGTATTTTATTACCTGCTGGTGGTTTATGCTGGTGTGACAATACTGAATCGCCATAAATCCAAGACTGCTTCGAAATTGCAGTAA